Proteins from one Anopheles nili chromosome 2, idAnoNiliSN_F5_01, whole genome shotgun sequence genomic window:
- the LOC128720954 gene encoding 28S ribosomal protein S30, mitochondrial: MLSRKHFRSALWVFCYRHHRSLVTRSLPSKHHGDEDEWSSQPPQYPVIQDLSFRAKKNRELKLWHNKIARLSTVEEKLFEINMPKYYGYKSHILTDQKFPYNTKPFIQYATRTSFQQGLPLYYDQLKLEANQILESIQTPLKDAISLQLAAVRSHSDVNPSVQQELATKSLILQLNRTITNALATKFNHLQHTETDFDPRHEAFWFLGGISPPKLVSKIKQGVAWQKEYANDPYDRNIQYLGNPYLAVRHRHPLEPLLSKDLEAFDVQPDDGGMADIVPNYRYDPLALGYGTDFRHATTVPGFWPGDEHEFGLLSFQRMCTPRKIHATTTGTDMLNAEAASLLDSQGILSSFAWLLGQACYQGFSVFNDITYPLTTQTVLTDGKYWSFYAYQLNTVLLHSDQVNTNKRYNLCWGTTAMPLYESIDENGNIYGLNKEVLSQLVMFYINQPRERLSVNLKPHLCSKETTIAQIEDENRRVFLQQAYQHLVSNRPRHRLVPEVYQWEKIYKIDHKTRPMDPKRRPFEFGDNVYSRRMDEHALKYIPRAVRPGGPKSRPKFEATYYPTVRRQ, encoded by the exons ATGCTTTCGAGAAAACATTTTCGCTCTGCTTTATGGGTTTTTTGTTACCGCCATCATCGTTCACTGGTAACTCGATCTCTTCCAAGCAAACATCATGGTGATGAGGATGAATGGTCTTCCCAACCACCGCAGTACCCAGTCATTCAAGATTTGTCATTTCGAGCTAAGAAAAACCGTGAGCTCAAATTATGGCACAACAAGATTGCACGGCTCAGTACGGTCGAGGAGAAACTGTTCGAAATCAACATGCCCAAATACTACGGGTACAAATCGCACATTTTAACGGACCAAAAGTTCCCTTACAATACGAAACCATTTATACAGTACGCCACGAGAACTTCATTTCAACAAGGACTGCCTCTGTATTATGATCAATTGAAACTAGAGGCAAATCAAATTCTTGAATCTATACAAACTCCACTAAAGGACGCAATTTCTTTGCAACTTGCTGCAGTACGCAG CCACAGCGACGTTAACCCCAGCGTACAGCAAGAACTAGCAACAAAAAGTCTTATACTACAACTCAACAGAACCATTACAAATGCTCTTGCAACTAAGTTCAACCATTTACAGCATACTGAAACTGATTTTGATCCCCGTCATGAGGCATTTTGGTTTCTCGGTGGTATTTCTCCTCCGAAGCTGGTAAGCAAAATTAAGCAAGGTGTAGCATGGCAAAAGGAGTATGCAAACGATCCTTACGATCGCAACATTCAGTACTTGGGCAATCCGTATCTTGCCGTTCGACACCGGCATCCGCTTGAACCATTGCTTTCGAAGGACCTGGAAGCGTTCGATGTACAGCCGGATGATGGCGGTATGGCGGATATCGTACCGAACTACAGATACGATCCGCTTGCTTTGGGGTATGGGACGGATTTCCGTCACGCCACCACTGTGCCGGGCTTTTGGCCCGGAGATGAACACGAGTTTGGCCTGTTATCATTTCAACGAATGTGTACACCACGTAAAATCCATGCCACTACTACGGGAACGGATATGCTAAATGCTGAAGCGGCTTCTTTACTTGATTCACAAGGAATTCTCAGCAGCTTTGCATGGTTACTGGGCCAGGCTTGCTATCAAGGCTTTTCTGTGTTCAACGATATCACTTACCCGCTGACCACGCAGACGGTGCTTACGGATGGGAAATATTGGTCTTTCTATGCATATCAGTTAAATACTGTACTACTGCATTCGGATCAAGTAAACACGAACAAACGGTACAATCTGTGCTGGGGAACGACCGCTATGCCACTATACGAATCGattgatgaaaatggcaaCATATACGGCCTCAATAAAGAGGTGCTTTCCCAGTTGGTTATGTTTTACATCAATCAGCCTCGAGAACGACTCTCCGTTAATCTCAAGCCACACCTTTGTTCCAAAGAAACAACAATCGCCCAAATCGAAGACGAAAATCGACGAGTATTTTTGCAACAGGCCTACCAACATTTGGTTTCAAATCGCCCACGCCACCGGCTGGTACCAGAAGTGTACCAATGGGAAAAAATTTACAAGATTGATCACAAGACTCGTCCCATGGATCCGAAGCGGCGGCCGTTTGAATTCGGAGATAATGTATACTCCCGTCGGATGGATGAACACGCGCTAAAGTACATTCCTCGTGCTGTACGTCCGGGTGGTCCTAAAAGTAGACCCAAATTTGAGGCTACATATTATCCTACCGTTCGCAGACAATAA
- the LOC128720568 gene encoding ER membrane protein complex subunit 2-like, translating into MSCNYEAEMSWSDARNLFRKWRDDNERKSSNVVQLWDAVLSGKQNKLGNERHLILEQVIIAALDCNRIETAEHCVSILSAEFPGSLRVQKYRSMLLEALERYDDALDELEHIIRKDETNAAPRKRKVAILKTQGRTAEAIRELCEYMKIFMSDQEGWHELCNLYMAEGEYAKASFCMEELLLHNPHSHLIHQRLADIRYTMGGVENIEMAKTHYCKAVKLNGDNLRALYGLLLCCGHICNSKAIIMKRKEAQKLAQWTMAQIQSRTLAYFPDDPPRTGTNEDESLLQVLEQAFGGLDVGKQLAN; encoded by the exons ATGTCTTGTAACTATGAAGCTGAAATGAGTTGGTCAG ATGCTAGAAATTTGTTCCGAAAGTGGCGTGATGacaacgaaagaaagagcTCCAATGTTGTGCAGCTGTGGGATGCGGTGTTGAGCGGCAAGCAAAACAAGCTAGGCAACGAACGTCATTTGATCCTGGAACAGGTGATTATTGCAGCTCTAGATTGCAACCGCATCGAGACGGCGGAACACTGTGTGAGCATTCTGTCGGCAGAGTTCCCCGGTAGTCTGCGGGTTCAAAAATACCGCTCAATGTTGCTGGAAGCGCTTGAACGGTACGACGATGCTCTGGATGAGCTGGAGCACATAATTCGCAAAGATGAAACGAACGCCGCACCTCGAAAGCGTAAAGTGGCCATACTAAAAACTCAAGGTCGCACGGCCGAGGCCATCCGTGAGCTGTGCGAGTACATGAAGATATTCATGTCCGACCAAGAGGGTTGGCATGAACTGTGCAATCTATACATGGCAGAGGGCGAATATGCCAAAGCATCATTTTGTATGGaagagctgctgctgcacaatCCGCATAGCCATCTTATCCATCAACGTTTGGCGGACATTCGCTACACGAtg GGAGGTGTTGAAAATATAGAAATGGCTAAAACACACTACTGCAAGGCCGTCAAATTGAATGGTGACAATCTCAGAGCATTATATGGACTACTTCTG TGTTGCGGTCATATTTGTAATTCAAAAGCCATCATAATGAAACGGAAGGAAGCGCAAAAATTGGCGCAATGGACAATGGCACAGATTCAGTCGCGCACTCTCGCATACTTCCCGGACGATCCTCCCCGAACGGGAACCAACGAGGATGAATCGTTGCTGCAAGTTCTCGAGCAAGCTTTTGGTGGATTAGATGTTGGGAAACAATTGGCTAATTGA
- the LOC128721666 gene encoding DNA replication licensing factor Mcm3, with amino-acid sequence MTDQDQRLADIQHEYLNFLDDEQDQGMYMAHVRKMINDKHKRLVVNINDVRRKNPNRATALLNSAFDEQLAFCRALKEYVSTIDPNYAKTHQEFHVAFEGSFGNKHVTPRSLTSRFLGNLVCVEGIVTKVSLIRPKVVQSVHYCPATKKVMERRYTDLTSFEAVPTSALYPTRDDDGNLLETEFGLSVYKDHQTLSIQEMPEKAPAGQLPRSVDVVCDDDLVDRCKPGDRVQIVGNYRCLPGKQGGYTTGTFRTVLIANNVGQLNKDSTLSVSGQEIKMCKKLAKNNDIFDLLSKSLAPSIHGHEYVKKAILCLLLGGIEKNLANGTRLRGDINVLLIGDPSVAKSQLLRYVLNTAPRAITTTGRGSSGVGLTAAVTTDQETGERRLEAGAMVLADRGVVCIDEFDKMSDIDRTAIHEVMEQGRVTISKAGIHASLNARCSVLAAANPVYGRYDQYKTPMENIGLQDSLLSRFDLLFVMLDVIDSDHDRMISDHVVRMHRYRNPKEQDGSVLPMGTSVVDALTTIGRSTDAAGQDEDQTPPPMYERYDPLLHASLRQRTDQILSVEFMRKYIHIAKCLKPKLTEAACELISNEYSRLRSQDLMDSAGVARTQPVTARTLETLIRLSTAHAKARMARYVNEQDAQAAIELIQFAYFKKVLEKEKKKRRRTEQEDGFASSSDEAAAHEDSISSATRHSKRTRTDQNDMDDVDTMDDEQLGIIRTDPGDLTRRTSIATGTGTSDEMMVVEPEGESNKVVATIDERRLKLFRQGVFMAFKHFHDQSVSLARLTHHINENSGEEAFNRGEVAAAVSQMTESNNIMVHDDMVFLI; translated from the exons ATGACCGATCAAGATCAACGCCTGGCCGATATTCAACATGAGTATCTCAACTTCTTAGATGATGAG CAAGATCAAGGCATGTATATGGCGCACGTTCGTAAGATGATCAACGACAAGCACAAGCGATTGGTCGTCAACATTAATGATGTACGGCGCAAGAACCCAAACCGAGCTACGGCGCTGCTAAACAGTGCGTTCGACGAACAGCTAGCATTTTGTCGCGCGTTGAAAGAATACGTATCAACAATCGATCCAAATTATGCCAAGACGCATCAAGAATTTCACGTCGCTTTTGAGGGTAGCTTTGGCAACAAGCACGTGACGCCACGATCGTTGACATCACGCTTTTTGGGCAATCTTGTGTGCGTCGAGGGCATCGTGACAAAGGTGTCGCTCATTCGTCCAAAAGTAGTTCAGAGTGTCCACTACTGCCCAGCAACTAAGAAAGTCATGGAACGTAGATATACTGATTTGACGTCCTTCGAAGCAGTACCCACAAGTGCGCTTTACCCTACACGGGATGACGATGGTAACTTGCTTGAGACAGAGTTCGGTCTGTCCGTGTATAAAGACCATCAGACGTTGAGCATTCAGGAAATGCCGGAAAAGGCACCAGCAGGTCAGCTTCCCCGCTCAGTCGACGTGGTGTGTGATGACGATCTTGTCGATCGTTGCAAACCGGGCGATCGGGTGCAGATAGTGGGTAACTACCGTTGTTTGCCAGGAAAGCAGGGTGGCTACACGACTGGCACATTTCGTACCGTTCTAATTGCAAATAACGTTGGTCAGCTAAACAAGGACAGCACCTTGTCTGTTAGTGGACAGGAGATAAAAATGTGCAAGAAGcttgcaaaaaataatgatatttTTGATCTACTATCGAAAAGCTTGGCTCCTTCCATCCATGGTCATGAGTACGTCAAGAAAGCTATCCTCTGTTTGCTGTTAGGAGGAATTGAGAAAAATCTTGCTAATGGCACGCGCCTTCGCGGTGATATTAATGTGCTGTTGATTGGTGATCCGAGCGTGGCAAAATCACAACTGTTGCGGTACGTCCTCAATACTGCTCCGCGAGCCATCACCACTACCGGTCGCGGATCGAGTGGTGTTGGGCTGACAGCTGCCGTGACAACAGATCAGGAAACTGGAGAACGACGTCTCGAAGCAGGCGCCATGGTATTGGCCGACCGGGGTGTTGTCTGCATCGATGAGTTTGACAAAATGAGCGATATTGACCGCACTGCCATTCACGAGGTGATGGAGCAGGGTCGTGTCACCATATCGAAGGCTGGTATTCACGCGTCGCTAAATGCACGTTGTTCTGTGCTGGCTGCTGCTAATCCCGTGTACGGGCGA TATGACCAGTACAAAACACCAATGGAAAATATTGGACTTCAGGATTCGTTGCTCTCTCGGTTCGATTTGCTGTTCGTCATGTTGGACGTCATAGATAGTGACCACGATCGCATGATTTCGGATCATGTAGTGCGTATGCATCGCTATCGCAACCCGAAGGAACAGGATGGTTCCGTTTTGCCTATGGGGACCAGTGTTGTGGATGCGTTAACGACCATCGGGCGCTCAACCGATGCGGCTGGCCAGGACGAAGACCAAACGCCTCCACCAATGTACGAACGGTATGATCCCTTGTTGCACGCGTCTTTGCGCCAGCGTACCGATCAGATTCTGTCGGTGGAATTTATGCGCAAATACATACACATTGCTAAATGTTTGAAACCTAAGCTGACCGAGGCGGCTTGTGAGTTGATATCCAACGAATATTCTCGTCTCCGTTCGCAAGACCTGATGGATTCGGCTGGTGTGGCCCGCACGCAACCGGTAACCGCTCGTACGTTGGAGACACTCATTCGTTTGTCAACGGCACACGCTAAAGCCCGCATGGCACGTTACGTGAATGAACAAGACGCCCAGGCCGCGATAGAATTGATCCAGTTTGCATATTTCAAAAAGGTActtgagaaagagaaaaaaaagcgtcgcCGTACGGAGCAAGAGGATGGCTTCGCTTCATCGTCAGATGAAGCAGCTGCACACGAAGATAGCATTTCATCGGCGACACGCCATTCTAAACGCACGCGCACAGATCAGAATGACATGGATGATGTTGATACTATGGACGATGAACAACTGGGAATAATACGAACGGATCCAGGGGATTTAACTCGTCGAACTAGCATTGCCACCGGTACTGGCACTAGCGACGAAATGATGGTGGTAGAACCTGAAGGTGAAAGCAACAAGGTAGTAGCAACAATTGACGAGAGGCGTTTAAAGCTATTTCGGCAGGGTGTATTTATGGCATTTAAACACTTCCATGACCAATCAGTGTCACTTGCGAGGCTAACACATCATATCAATGAAAACAGCGGCGAGGAGGCTTTCAATCGTGGCGAAGTTGCAGCAGCCGTAAGCCAAATGACTGAAAGTAACAATATAATGGTTCATGACGATATGGTGTTTTtgatttga
- the LOC128720569 gene encoding ATP synthase subunit b, mitochondrial, giving the protein MLSRAVLLSAKKPAALVLSRGAASCSEKTADRPKRLEHGGKVRLGFLPEEWFTFFYNKTGVTGPYVFGAGLATYLCSKEIYIMEHEYYNGLSLAIMVVFAVKKFGPSLAAYLDKEVDKVENEWKESRDNNIQQLTQAIQDEKKEQWRAEGQTMLMQAKKENVALQLEAAYRERAMNAYQEVKKRLDYQVERQNVDRRISQKHMVDWIVNNVVKSITPDQEKENLNKCIADLGALAARAK; this is encoded by the exons ATGTTGTCCCGTGCAGTGCTTTTGTCAG CCAAGAAGCCAGCAGCGTTGGTGCTCTCTCGTGGTGCTGCCAGCTGCAGTGAAAAGACCGCCGATCGTCCAAAACGGCTTGAACATGGCGGTAAAGTTCGTTTGGGATTTCTACCCGAGGAATGGTTTACTTTCTTCTATAACAAGACCGGTGTCACCGGACCGTACGTGTTTGGAGCTGGCTTAGCAACGTACCTCTGCTCTAAGGAAATTTATATCATGGAGCATGAATACTACAATGGTCTGTCGTTGGCCATTATGGTTGTTTTTGCGGTGAAAAAGTTTGGACCTTCGTTGGCTGCCTATCTCGATAAAGAAGTCGAC AAAGTCGAGAACGAATGGAAGGAAAGCCGTGATAATAACATTCAACAGCTAACCCAGGCTATCCAAGATGAGAAGAAAGAGCAATGGCGTGCCGAGGGCCAGACGATGTTGATGCAAGCCAAGAAAGAAAATGTTGCTCTACAGCTGGAGGCTGCTTATCGCGAGCGTGCTATGAATGCGTATCAAGAAGTGAAAAAACGCCTCGACTACCAGGTCGAGCGTCAGAATGTCGATCGTCGCATCTCGCAAAAGCACATGGTGGACTGGATCGTAAACAATGTAGTGAAGTCCATCACTCCCGAtcaggaaaaggaaaatctaaACAAGTGTATTGCTGACCTTGGAGCATTGGCCGCTAGAGCTAAGTAA